A single region of the Syntrophotaleaceae bacterium genome encodes:
- a CDS encoding flagellar hook protein FlgE, with protein MAISSSLYSGISGLNTNGNAMSVIGNNIANTNTVGFKSSRAVFSDLLSGYINGSGGASQVGRGTGLSIVDNIFGQGTFESTESNTDLAIEGEGLFVLREADNNTTFYSRAGAFRFNGDGYLVNPEGYRVQGKPFDINGNLSAGDSSDIQIDINSAIPAHMTANMFLATNLDSNSAVVSGPFDINDATTYNYASSNTIFDSLGNTHMLTTYFGKTADNTWEYNVVDEANNIVATSGGTPLTFDSNGEQLTGGTLTISGLNWGGGTGAQDIVYTLQTTQYANDSQVFSQDQDGFGPGSLMKISIDGEGTVTANYSNGERIKISRIVLAKFANFSGLVKEGQNMYSATDAAGPPRVGVPGAELGTLFTNALEQSTVDLAAEFVKMITTQRGFQANSRVITTTDEMLSELINLKR; from the coding sequence ATGGCCATTTCAAGTTCGCTCTACAGTGGCATCAGCGGTCTGAATACCAACGGCAACGCCATGTCCGTCATCGGCAACAACATCGCCAACACCAATACCGTCGGCTTCAAATCGAGCCGCGCAGTCTTTTCCGATCTGCTCTCCGGCTATATCAACGGCTCCGGCGGGGCCTCCCAGGTCGGCCGCGGCACCGGACTGTCCATCGTCGACAACATTTTCGGCCAGGGAACCTTTGAAAGCACCGAATCGAATACGGACCTCGCCATCGAAGGGGAAGGCCTGTTCGTGCTCAGGGAGGCCGACAACAACACCACCTTCTATTCCCGTGCCGGTGCCTTCCGCTTCAACGGCGATGGTTATCTGGTCAATCCCGAAGGCTACCGGGTTCAGGGAAAACCCTTCGACATTAACGGCAATCTGAGCGCCGGCGACAGTTCAGATATCCAGATCGACATCAATTCGGCCATACCGGCGCATATGACCGCCAACATGTTCCTGGCCACCAACCTCGACTCCAATTCGGCGGTGGTTTCCGGCCCCTTTGACATCAACGATGCGACCACCTACAACTACGCCTCATCGAACACCATCTTCGACTCCCTGGGCAACACGCACATGTTGACCACCTATTTCGGCAAAACCGCCGATAACACCTGGGAGTACAACGTTGTCGACGAAGCCAACAACATCGTCGCCACTTCCGGCGGCACCCCCCTCACCTTCGACAGCAACGGCGAGCAATTGACCGGAGGCACCTTGACCATTTCCGGTCTCAACTGGGGAGGAGGGACTGGCGCACAGGATATCGTCTACACCCTGCAGACCACCCAGTACGCCAACGACTCCCAGGTCTTTTCACAGGATCAGGACGGCTTCGGTCCGGGCAGCCTGATGAAAATCTCCATCGATGGCGAGGGAACAGTCACCGCCAACTACTCCAACGGCGAGCGGATCAAGATCTCCCGCATCGTGCTGGCCAAGTTCGCCAACTTCAGCGGCCTGGTCAAGGAGGGGCAGAACATGTATTCCGCCACCGATGCCGCAGGTCCGCCCCGAGTCGGCGTACCCGGAGCGGAGCTTGGCACCCTGTTCACCAACGCTCTGGAACAATCCACCGTCGACCTGGCCGCCGAATTCGTCAAGATGATCACGACCCAGCGCGGTTTCCAGGCCAACAGCCGGGTCATCACCACAACCGACGAGATGCTGAGCGAACTGATCAACCTCAAGCGCTAA
- a CDS encoding TIGR02530 family flagellar biosynthesis protein, whose translation MSDKIVIIPQPILPAGQAPGVDRRSKTGATGPSFDEVLGKSLENSKVQFSHHARQRMASRGISFSEAELGRLDQAVNLVRSKGGRDSLVLLNDSALVVSVKNSQVVTVVDRENLKDNVFTNIDSAIIA comes from the coding sequence ATGAGCGATAAAATCGTCATCATTCCGCAACCGATTCTTCCGGCAGGACAGGCTCCCGGTGTTGACCGGCGGAGCAAAACGGGTGCGACCGGACCCTCCTTCGATGAGGTGCTCGGCAAAAGCCTCGAAAATTCGAAGGTGCAGTTCTCCCATCATGCCCGTCAGCGGATGGCCAGTCGAGGAATCAGCTTTTCCGAAGCGGAACTCGGCCGGCTCGATCAGGCGGTAAACCTGGTCAGGTCCAAGGGCGGGCGGGATTCCCTGGTGCTGCTCAACGACAGCGCCCTCGTGGTCAGCGTCAAAAACAGCCAGGTGGTTACGGTCGTCGACCGCGAAAACCTTAAGGACAACGTTTTCACCAATATCGACAGTGCAATCATTGCTTAA
- a CDS encoding 2,3-bisphosphoglycerate-independent phosphoglycerate mutase yields the protein MNDNVITDLLIPGNGRIVMLVLDGLGGLPMEPGGPTELEAADTPHLDRLAREGECGLHQPVGTGITPGSGPAHLALFGYDPVRYQVGRGALSALGTGFDLRPDDVAARGNFCSLDDQGRILDRRAGRLATEESRKLCDKLRQLKLPGIEIFLQTVKEYRVLLVLRGEGMDDALTDTDPQSIGVSPATPRAKTARADRTANLVGQFLEKVGEELRDHPQANMILLRGFAKKPDWPTMQQRFGLRAAALADYPMYRGVARLLGMDVLETRGGLEQNLPLLKENWDDYDFFFLHFKPADSAGEDGDFRRRVALLEEVDTQIPRLRELKPDVLLVTGDHSTPARMRSHSWHPVPALLWSPHCRPDPVRHFGERDCLAGALGPRFPAIELIPLALAHARRLQKYGS from the coding sequence ATGAACGACAACGTGATCACCGACCTGCTGATTCCCGGAAACGGCCGAATCGTCATGCTGGTGCTGGACGGCCTCGGTGGCTTGCCCATGGAACCGGGTGGTCCAACGGAACTGGAGGCTGCCGACACCCCTCATCTGGATCGGCTGGCCCGGGAAGGCGAATGCGGCCTGCATCAGCCGGTCGGCACGGGGATCACCCCCGGCAGCGGTCCCGCTCACCTGGCGCTGTTCGGTTACGACCCTGTCCGGTATCAGGTCGGGCGCGGGGCCCTGTCGGCTCTGGGCACCGGATTCGACCTTCGGCCCGACGACGTGGCGGCACGGGGCAATTTCTGCAGCCTGGATGACCAGGGCCGGATTCTCGACCGCCGCGCCGGCCGCCTGGCCACCGAAGAGAGTCGCAAACTTTGTGACAAGCTCCGCCAGCTCAAACTTCCCGGCATTGAAATATTCCTTCAGACCGTCAAGGAATACCGCGTGTTGCTGGTTTTGCGAGGCGAGGGAATGGACGACGCCCTGACCGACACGGATCCCCAGTCGATCGGCGTGTCGCCGGCAACGCCCCGGGCCAAAACCGCCCGGGCCGACAGGACTGCAAATCTGGTGGGACAGTTTCTGGAAAAGGTTGGGGAAGAATTGCGCGACCACCCCCAGGCCAACATGATCCTGCTGCGAGGATTCGCCAAAAAGCCCGATTGGCCGACCATGCAGCAGCGCTTCGGCCTGCGGGCAGCCGCCCTCGCCGACTATCCCATGTATCGGGGCGTTGCCAGATTGCTGGGGATGGATGTTCTGGAAACACGGGGCGGTCTGGAACAGAATCTGCCGCTATTGAAAGAAAACTGGGATGACTACGACTTCTTCTTCCTGCACTTCAAACCCGCCGACAGCGCCGGAGAGGATGGCGATTTCCGGCGCCGGGTCGCCCTGCTGGAAGAGGTCGATACCCAGATCCCCCGTCTGCGGGAATTGAAGCCGGACGTGCTCCTCGTCACCGGCGACCATTCCACCCCCGCACGGATGAGATCTCACAGCTGGCACCCCGTTCCAGCCCTGCTCTGGTCCCCCCATTGCCGGCCGGACCCGGTCAGGCATTTTGGAGAAAGAGATTGCCTGGCAGGTGCCCTAGGCCCCCGCTTCCCCGCCATCGAACTGATCCCGCTCGCCCTGGCGCACGCCAGACGGCTGCAGAAGTACGGGAGTTGA